One genomic window of Paenisporosarcina antarctica includes the following:
- a CDS encoding SGNH/GDSL hydrolase family protein, protein MRRVLYIFFTIIIIFLSVYGVSEWKSSNEKKPVVGNWVGTWSASMQASYEDGVSHKGFENQTVRSIIHPHIDGKKMRIRLSNTFGSEPLSIEEIHVAVSKSGSGIVPGTDQQVTFGGEQNVTIPPGAKEFSDPISFEVNSEENLAVSLYVRDKTGPTTWHPRSMQTTYISTGKHVSDSDASAFKTKEDAWFWLDGVDVIPDPSVMGAIVVLGSSIANGNRSTVDASRRWPDYLAKRLNQNNSDIKMSVLNAGVSANHLINNRPDNGESALERLERDVFSQTGVKALILHQGLNDIRHYPEYDSEKVIEGMVQIINSTHDQGLKIYGGTLTPFKGSGMYTSQGEKTRQEVNHWIKNSGEFDGVIDFDKALRDPKEPERYLPKYDAGDHLHPNDAGYKKMAETVDLSTFK, encoded by the coding sequence ATGAGGCGTGTACTATATATTTTTTTCACCATTATTATTATCTTCTTAAGCGTGTATGGAGTTAGTGAGTGGAAATCTTCAAATGAAAAAAAACCGGTTGTAGGAAATTGGGTAGGAACATGGAGCGCAAGTATGCAAGCATCTTATGAAGATGGAGTTTCTCATAAAGGGTTTGAAAATCAAACCGTTCGTTCAATCATCCATCCTCATATAGATGGCAAAAAGATGCGGATACGTCTATCTAATACATTTGGTTCTGAACCGCTGTCTATCGAAGAGATACACGTGGCGGTTTCAAAAAGTGGGTCTGGTATTGTTCCTGGAACAGATCAACAGGTTACATTTGGGGGCGAACAAAATGTAACAATCCCTCCTGGTGCGAAAGAATTTAGTGATCCAATATCCTTTGAGGTTAACAGTGAAGAAAATCTGGCGGTCAGTCTTTATGTTCGTGATAAAACAGGACCTACAACATGGCATCCTCGTTCTATGCAAACTACATATATTTCAACTGGAAAGCATGTTTCAGACTCTGATGCTTCGGCTTTTAAAACGAAAGAAGATGCATGGTTTTGGTTGGATGGGGTGGACGTTATACCAGATCCTTCTGTAATGGGTGCCATTGTTGTATTGGGAAGTTCCATTGCTAATGGAAATCGTTCTACAGTGGATGCCAGCCGTCGATGGCCTGATTATTTAGCGAAACGATTAAATCAAAATAATTCGGATATCAAAATGTCTGTTTTGAATGCAGGAGTCTCTGCCAATCATTTGATCAACAATAGGCCAGATAATGGTGAGAGTGCATTGGAAAGGCTCGAGCGGGATGTTTTTAGTCAAACAGGCGTCAAGGCACTGATTTTGCACCAAGGCTTGAATGATATTAGACATTATCCGGAATATGATTCAGAAAAAGTTATTGAGGGAATGGTACAAATCATTAATTCTACTCATGATCAAGGCCTTAAAATTTATGGTGGGACTTTAACTCCTTTTAAAGGTTCAGGAATGTACACATCACAAGGGGAAAAAACTCGTCAGGAGGTAAATCACTGGATCAAGAATAGTGGAGAGTTTGATGGAGTGATAGATTTTGACAAAGCACTGAGGGATCCTAAAGAGCCTGAACGCTACCTTCCAAAATATGACGCTGGGGATCATCTACATCCCAACGATGCTGGGTATAAGAAAATGGCTGAGACTGTTGACCTTTCAACATTTAAATAG
- a CDS encoding ECF transporter S component translates to MNVRLLTLTAMIATLCALGALVKLPVGIGTAALDAVPALVSVMFLPPVFSGIAALIGHLVSALSAGMPFGPFHVLIAAEMFVILWVFGLLHRTGKNMWKWIFFVLANGVLAPLPFYFLIGPAFFYVAVPSLLIASCLNAGIAIMLAPLVKRVYKRVVVVK, encoded by the coding sequence ATGAATGTACGTTTATTGACGTTAACAGCGATGATTGCAACATTATGCGCGTTAGGTGCACTCGTGAAATTGCCTGTTGGAATTGGTACGGCAGCTTTAGACGCAGTGCCAGCTCTAGTTTCCGTAATGTTTTTGCCACCAGTATTTTCAGGTATAGCTGCATTAATTGGCCATTTAGTATCTGCATTATCGGCAGGGATGCCATTTGGTCCATTCCATGTGTTGATAGCTGCTGAAATGTTCGTGATTTTATGGGTCTTTGGGTTGCTACATCGTACAGGAAAAAACATGTGGAAATGGATATTTTTTGTGTTAGCAAATGGAGTACTTGCACCATTGCCGTTTTACTTCCTGATCGGACCAGCGTTCTTTTACGTGGCTGTCCCTTCATTATTAATAGCTTCTTGTTTAAACGCGGGAATTGCCATTATGTTGGCACCCTTAGTGAAACGAGTTTACAAGAGAGTAGTAGTCGTTAAATGA
- a CDS encoding cob(I)yrinic acid a,c-diamide adenosyltransferase: MRIYTRTGDKGQTSLVGARTDKDAPRVETYGTIDEVNSFIGKAMTELDSAIFSDLLTDLEAIQNELFDCGGDLSNVKPSRTYKMSEEPVEVLEKRIDELMEEAPLLERFILPGGSPAAATLHIARTVTRRAERLMVTLMKVEEDIPTVVQRYLNRLSDYLFAASRVANSRINIRDNEYVRSAKVFRNGGRAKKVEE, encoded by the coding sequence ATGAGAATATACACACGTACTGGGGACAAGGGACAAACAAGTTTAGTCGGTGCTCGCACAGATAAAGATGCACCGCGTGTGGAGACGTATGGCACGATTGATGAAGTGAACTCGTTTATTGGCAAAGCAATGACGGAACTGGATTCAGCGATCTTCAGTGATTTACTGACAGACTTAGAAGCAATTCAAAATGAATTATTCGATTGTGGTGGAGATTTATCAAACGTCAAGCCAAGTCGAACATATAAAATGTCAGAAGAGCCAGTAGAAGTACTTGAGAAGCGTATTGATGAATTAATGGAAGAAGCTCCATTGCTCGAACGATTTATTTTGCCAGGGGGATCGCCAGCTGCAGCAACACTGCACATCGCGCGGACGGTTACACGACGAGCGGAGAGACTAATGGTAACTTTGATGAAAGTAGAAGAGGACATTCCGACAGTCGTGCAACGTTATTTAAATCGTTTATCTGATTATTTATTTGCAGCTTCACGAGTCGCCAATTCACGGATAAATATTCGCGACAACGAATACGTACGTTCCGCTAAGGTATTTCGAAATGGTGGACGAGCGAAAAAAGTGGAGGAGTAA
- a CDS encoding bifunctional adenosylcobinamide kinase/adenosylcobinamide-phosphate guanylyltransferase translates to MRVFVGGAFNGKRTYVKQLVMDRDEQWIECAEVDDLPQAVSKTIVVVGLENFVERHLERPEEVVIEDVMRKLTSYREHSDVIVIVTENGRGIVPIVAETRELRDRCGRLSQQIFKEATEVTRIWYGLTETLK, encoded by the coding sequence ATGCGAGTCTTTGTCGGTGGAGCGTTTAATGGAAAGCGGACATATGTAAAGCAGCTCGTAATGGATCGAGATGAGCAATGGATTGAATGTGCAGAAGTGGACGATTTACCTCAAGCAGTTTCGAAAACGATTGTAGTTGTAGGCTTAGAAAATTTTGTGGAGCGCCATTTAGAAAGACCAGAAGAAGTTGTGATTGAAGATGTTATGAGGAAATTAACTTCATATCGAGAGCATAGTGATGTCATTGTGATTGTGACTGAAAATGGACGGGGAATCGTGCCGATAGTAGCAGAAACACGTGAACTTCGGGATCGCTGTGGCAGATTATCACAACAGATTTTCAAGGAAGCAACTGAAGTAACGCGCATTTGGTATGGCTTAACAGAAACATTAAAATAG
- a CDS encoding histidine phosphatase family protein, whose product MARDFQLTLIRHLPTLANHERRYIGWSDESIIQSSRVYDKATWGPAVINGSDLQRCQETAVLFYPKTPYQGSPAFREMSFGDWELQTYEDLKDDPTYQKWLCNPDGTAPPNGEFLHEMASRVHIGLKSLLHEHSVVVTHGGPIRYVLTKFAPQEDDFWSWDVKHGDQWTLSWSSRQCFEEGKRCESLSVERLMESGHM is encoded by the coding sequence ATGGCTCGTGATTTTCAGCTTACTTTAATCCGTCACTTACCAACCTTAGCGAATCATGAGCGTCGATACATAGGCTGGAGCGATGAATCGATTATTCAGTCGTCACGGGTTTACGATAAAGCCACTTGGGGCCCAGCCGTTATTAATGGCAGCGATCTTCAACGTTGTCAAGAAACTGCCGTACTATTTTACCCGAAAACGCCCTACCAAGGTTCACCTGCATTTCGAGAAATGTCTTTTGGAGACTGGGAGTTACAGACGTATGAGGATTTGAAGGATGATCCTACTTATCAAAAGTGGTTATGTAATCCAGATGGTACAGCACCTCCAAATGGAGAGTTTTTACATGAAATGGCTTCACGCGTTCATATCGGATTGAAGAGTTTACTGCACGAGCATTCAGTTGTGGTGACGCATGGTGGACCAATTCGCTATGTACTCACGAAGTTTGCACCACAAGAAGATGATTTTTGGTCATGGGATGTCAAGCATGGTGACCAGTGGACTTTAAGCTGGTCGAGTAGGCAATGTTTTGAGGAGGGAAAGCGATGCGAGTCTTTGTCGGTGGAGCGTTTAATGGAAAGCGGACATATGTAA
- the cobS gene encoding adenosylcobinamide-GDP ribazoletransferase, with protein MATNKGYGRKTMMRGIFLALQFFTILPVNKELEMDPKSVTAMFTTLPWIGVLVGIFTSSVWLFFDASSLFLAFIIVLIGIIVSGGLHLDGFVDTSDAFFSYRRIDKRHEILADPRIGAFGAMALLFFIVGKILLLAEIISHNGMRWEWLVVLPFLARAGMLYYFINTSAARDRGLAAFFKKRFDHRVLLVTTLLSMVIGAGFIIVVAGNIAVAVSSLVALFICAHAYKYWTKKHFGGVTGDVSGAFVEGMEVVLWLVIFSLL; from the coding sequence TTGGCCACAAATAAAGGATATGGTAGAAAAACGATGATGCGTGGGATATTTCTTGCCCTGCAATTTTTCACTATTTTACCAGTGAATAAAGAACTAGAAATGGATCCCAAGTCAGTAACTGCAATGTTTACAACACTCCCGTGGATTGGGGTGTTAGTCGGGATATTCACCTCAAGTGTTTGGTTATTTTTTGACGCGAGTTCACTTTTCTTAGCGTTTATTATTGTGTTAATTGGGATTATTGTGTCCGGGGGACTACATCTCGATGGATTCGTGGATACAAGTGATGCCTTTTTTTCATATCGACGTATCGACAAACGTCACGAAATTTTAGCTGATCCACGCATCGGTGCTTTTGGGGCAATGGCTTTACTATTTTTTATTGTTGGAAAAATATTATTATTGGCAGAGATAATTTCGCACAACGGTATGAGATGGGAATGGTTAGTTGTCTTACCGTTTTTAGCGAGGGCAGGAATGTTGTACTACTTCATCAATACATCTGCAGCGCGGGACCGAGGACTGGCTGCATTCTTTAAAAAACGTTTTGATCATCGAGTATTGCTAGTCACCACGCTTCTTTCAATGGTAATAGGTGCAGGATTTATCATCGTTGTTGCTGGGAATATAGCAGTTGCCGTTAGTAGTTTAGTTGCTTTATTCATTTGTGCCCATGCATATAAGTATTGGACAAAGAAACATTTTGGAGGCGTCACAGGTGATGTATCTGGTGCTTTCGTTGAAGGGATGGAAGTTGTCTTATGGCTCGTGATTTTCAGCTTACTTTAA
- a CDS encoding cobyric acid synthase: MNGIMIQGTASNVGKSMICSALCRLFANEGFHVAPFKSQNMSTFSTKIANGLELSTAQFAQAQAAKVEPLPQMNPILLKPSGHMSSEVWLLGKKVNDMQAIAYRETFYDVGLQVIKKSLEFVDQNYDVVVLEGAGSPVEMNLTDRELVNMSIADLADVPVILVADIERGGVFASIVGTLELLPKAHRNRVRGIIINKFRGDIGLFNSGVSFIESYTKIPVLGVIPFMDNHEIEEEDSFITHHDVASKTSGEDKYDEWAYHVAAHLDWPQIKDMVEKR; the protein is encoded by the coding sequence ATGAACGGAATCATGATTCAAGGAACAGCATCAAATGTTGGGAAAAGCATGATATGTAGTGCACTTTGCCGTTTATTTGCAAATGAAGGTTTTCATGTAGCACCATTTAAATCCCAAAATATGTCGACCTTTTCGACAAAGATAGCTAATGGATTAGAACTTAGTACGGCCCAATTTGCACAAGCACAGGCCGCTAAAGTCGAGCCACTTCCACAAATGAACCCAATTTTATTAAAGCCTTCTGGACATATGTCTTCGGAAGTTTGGTTGCTTGGTAAAAAAGTAAACGATATGCAAGCAATCGCTTACCGAGAAACCTTTTATGATGTTGGGTTACAGGTCATTAAGAAATCGCTCGAATTTGTTGATCAAAACTATGACGTCGTAGTTTTAGAAGGAGCAGGAAGTCCGGTTGAAATGAACTTAACCGATCGCGAACTTGTCAATATGAGCATCGCTGATTTAGCGGATGTACCGGTTATTTTGGTCGCTGATATTGAACGAGGTGGCGTTTTTGCTTCAATCGTTGGGACACTTGAATTACTTCCAAAAGCTCATCGAAATCGTGTAAGGGGCATTATTATTAATAAATTTCGTGGTGATATAGGTTTGTTTAATTCAGGAGTGTCATTTATAGAGTCCTATACAAAAATTCCTGTTCTCGGAGTGATCCCATTTATGGATAACCATGAAATTGAAGAGGAAGACTCATTTATTACTCATCATGATGTAGCATCCAAGACGTCAGGCGAAGATAAATATGATGAATGGGCTTACCACGTGGCAGCTCATCTCGATTGGCCACAAATAAAGGATATGGTAGAAAAACGATGA
- a CDS encoding bifunctional adenosylcobinamide kinase/adenosylcobinamide-phosphate guanylyltransferase, whose translation MVRGTLTFISGGVRSGKTAFAENWLMDRNCSRLIYLATGVASDDEMQLRINRHQQDRIAYKEKWTTIEQPRKIEEIIPHILPGDGVLFDCVTTWLANELYEGWATENPCFKRNNCMEEKQQQFHKTISSWLHNGADVVVISNEVLDEPLSNISDVLLYQQWLGRLHQWLVQQSDHAFELTYGLAKKWK comes from the coding sequence ATGGTTCGAGGCACATTAACATTTATTTCTGGTGGAGTTAGAAGCGGGAAGACGGCATTTGCCGAAAATTGGTTAATGGATCGAAATTGTTCTCGATTGATTTACCTCGCAACGGGCGTGGCATCTGACGATGAAATGCAACTTCGCATCAATCGTCATCAACAAGACCGAATCGCTTATAAAGAAAAATGGACGACGATTGAACAACCTCGTAAAATCGAAGAAATCATACCACACATCTTGCCTGGTGACGGTGTACTTTTCGATTGCGTCACGACTTGGTTGGCGAATGAATTATACGAAGGGTGGGCAACTGAAAACCCTTGTTTTAAACGTAATAACTGCATGGAAGAGAAACAACAGCAATTTCATAAAACGATTTCTTCATGGCTACATAACGGAGCAGATGTAGTAGTCATCTCCAATGAAGTATTAGATGAACCACTGTCAAACATATCAGATGTACTACTCTATCAACAATGGCTAGGTAGGCTTCATCAGTGGCTTGTCCAACAGAGCGATCATGCATTTGAACTGACGTATGGACTCGCAAAGAAGTGGAAATGA
- a CDS encoding pyridoxal phosphate-dependent aminotransferase, which produces MSLPNHGANPQHVYNSLGITPPCRIIDFSENVNPLGPPDSIQSAWNNFQKFMKVYPDPVGEPFRTKIAQYHNISPDSIFVSNGASEVFSLLAEKYMGKQAILIHPTFSEYGATLKARHVEIVNLKMPNIVTGELPIADMKEHMHHADVLYLCTPNNPTGTLPKRSVIRELIQYAKISNCDIVLDEAFIDFISEEASFISDIDSAHVIIVRSMTKMYAMPGLRLGYMAAAPHIVEEIQRLAPHWNVNRLAAEVGSLVLNDETFRKKAIQHSLKTCKDMTAFLKAQGCEVTQSQANFLLFKLPQLNKGFFPYFLRKGIVLRHTENFRELDGQWFRIGMKSEAQMEILKRELTAWFEAH; this is translated from the coding sequence GTGTCATTGCCTAATCATGGTGCAAATCCGCAACATGTCTATAACAGCCTTGGAATTACGCCGCCATGTCGTATTATCGACTTTAGTGAAAACGTCAATCCATTAGGACCACCTGATTCAATACAATCTGCCTGGAATAATTTCCAAAAGTTCATGAAGGTTTATCCAGATCCAGTAGGGGAACCTTTTCGCACAAAAATAGCGCAATATCACAATATTTCACCCGATTCTATTTTCGTCTCAAACGGAGCTTCAGAAGTATTTTCATTGCTTGCAGAGAAATACATGGGGAAGCAAGCCATTTTAATTCATCCAACTTTCTCCGAATATGGAGCGACTTTAAAAGCTCGTCATGTGGAAATAGTGAACTTGAAAATGCCTAATATTGTAACAGGCGAATTGCCGATTGCTGACATGAAAGAACATATGCACCATGCGGATGTTCTTTATTTATGTACACCAAATAACCCAACAGGTACTTTGCCAAAACGTAGTGTGATACGTGAGTTAATCCAATACGCCAAGATTTCAAACTGTGACATCGTGTTAGACGAAGCATTCATTGATTTCATTTCAGAGGAAGCATCGTTTATTTCTGATATTGATTCGGCACATGTAATTATTGTTCGCTCGATGACAAAAATGTACGCAATGCCAGGGCTGCGACTAGGATACATGGCAGCAGCACCTCATATTGTAGAAGAAATTCAGCGTCTAGCACCGCATTGGAATGTTAATAGGTTAGCAGCTGAAGTAGGTTCGCTCGTATTAAATGATGAGACGTTCCGTAAGAAAGCGATTCAACACAGTTTGAAGACATGTAAAGACATGACTGCCTTCCTAAAAGCTCAAGGATGTGAAGTAACGCAATCACAGGCCAATTTTTTATTGTTTAAATTACCACAATTAAACAAGGGGTTTTTTCCATATTTTTTACGGAAAGGCATTGTCCTTAGACATACAGAGAATTTCCGTGAACTAGATGGTCAGTGGTTTCGAATTGGTATGAAAAGCGAAGCGCAAATGGAAATCCTAAAAAGGGAGTTAACAGCATGGTTCGAGGCACATTAA